A genome region from Deinococcus sp. KNUC1210 includes the following:
- a CDS encoding DUF1800 family protein, with the protein MPLPPTSIKTLSLEDASHLLRRTSFGATDAEIQALVGTSPADAAEKLLSFPQTLEQTNFSPLDAVGPGAAVKLIQGDWLWQMLYTPYPLRERLALLWSNHFVVGVDKVKNVYALQEYLGLLRSRSLGNFTTFAVEIGRSPAMLRYLDNDQNKKGKPNENFSRELLELFTTGIGHYSETDVLEGARALTGWTFQGGRNNQKDYAEQPKFVFNQKQHDDGNKTYLGQTGKFAPADIISLATNHPATAVRVAGKLWAAFVSSTPDQNGISALAQTFSQSGGDLRATVKSLLTSEAFYSAANRSSVFRSPVEYVVGAVRSMGRPPMTEKAVLSLVAACSRMGQELLHPPTVKGWDGGREWINDTTLLLRMQTAAALTLGNNAPKGTPLTPLSVLGKTNALQGALGSLNAKQRSYLMLISPEYQLI; encoded by the coding sequence ATGCCCCTCCCTCCAACTTCCATCAAGACCCTGTCGCTCGAAGACGCCTCGCATCTGCTGCGCCGCACCAGTTTCGGGGCCACCGACGCCGAGATTCAGGCGCTGGTGGGCACGTCGCCTGCCGACGCCGCCGAGAAGCTCCTGAGCTTTCCCCAGACGCTGGAACAGACCAACTTCAGCCCGCTCGACGCCGTGGGGCCAGGGGCCGCCGTCAAGCTGATCCAGGGCGACTGGCTGTGGCAGATGCTGTATACGCCGTATCCGCTGCGCGAGCGGCTGGCGCTCCTCTGGAGCAATCATTTCGTGGTGGGCGTGGACAAGGTGAAAAACGTCTATGCCCTTCAGGAGTATCTGGGCCTGCTGAGAAGCCGCTCGCTCGGGAATTTCACCACCTTCGCGGTCGAGATCGGGCGTTCCCCGGCGATGCTGCGCTACCTCGACAACGATCAGAACAAGAAGGGCAAGCCCAACGAGAACTTCTCGCGCGAACTGCTGGAACTCTTTACCACCGGCATCGGGCATTACAGCGAAACCGATGTGCTGGAGGGAGCCAGGGCGCTGACCGGCTGGACGTTCCAAGGTGGCAGGAACAACCAGAAGGACTACGCCGAGCAGCCGAAATTCGTCTTCAACCAGAAGCAGCACGACGACGGCAACAAGACCTACCTGGGGCAGACCGGCAAGTTTGCTCCCGCCGACATCATCAGTCTGGCGACCAACCATCCCGCCACCGCCGTGCGCGTCGCGGGCAAGCTGTGGGCGGCCTTTGTCAGCAGCACGCCCGATCAGAACGGCATCTCGGCGCTGGCGCAGACCTTTTCTCAGAGCGGCGGCGACCTGCGGGCCACCGTCAAGAGCCTGCTGACCTCCGAGGCGTTCTACAGCGCGGCCAACCGTTCCAGCGTCTTTCGCAGTCCGGTCGAGTACGTGGTGGGGGCCGTTCGCAGCATGGGCCGCCCACCGATGACCGAAAAAGCTGTGCTCTCACTGGTGGCTGCCTGTAGCCGCATGGGTCAGGAACTGCTGCACCCGCCCACCGTCAAGGGCTGGGACGGGGGCCGCGAATGGATCAACGACACCACGCTGCTGCTGAGAATGCAGACCGCCGCCGCCCTGACGCTGGGCAACAATGCGCCCAAAGGCACTCCCCTCACACCGCTGTCGGTCCTGGGCAAGACGAACGCTCTGCAGGGCGCACTCGGCAGCCTGAATGCCAAGCAGCGCAGCTATCTGATGCTGATCTCGCCGGAATACCAGCTGATCTGA
- a CDS encoding DUF1501 domain-containing protein, with protein MDRRDFLKLSALAAASISGMPGFLARAATVAGGDKTLVVIQLTGGNDGLNTLIPYSNGAYYAARPNIAIPKSDVLTLTGDLGMHPSLKPLMDLWDGGQLAWMENVGYPDPNRSHFASMAIWHTADPTQASSEGWIGRISEQIGDPFCASNVGNATPLALIARDYSLPSIDSVDNFQLKLPAGTQAAFDSMLSERRGGEAAYLEQATRAMLQHTATVQANIGKYKAGATYPDSKFAVQMKDIARLIASGTGQRVLYTSLGSFDTHAGQRADQDRLLGELAAGLKAFYADLQAQGLSEKVVVMGFSEFGRRVAENASAGTDHGEGSVMFALGHGVKGGVHGDSPDLERLHEGDIVYKQDFRGVYAEALSGWLNLNARNILGGDFKGPGWLAS; from the coding sequence ATGGACAGACGTGACTTTCTCAAGCTTTCGGCGCTGGCAGCAGCTTCCATTTCCGGCATGCCCGGCTTTCTGGCACGGGCGGCAACGGTGGCCGGCGGCGACAAAACACTGGTGGTCATTCAGCTGACGGGCGGCAATGACGGTCTGAACACCCTGATTCCGTATTCCAACGGCGCCTATTACGCGGCCCGTCCCAACATCGCCATTCCCAAGAGCGACGTGCTGACGCTGACCGGGGACCTGGGCATGCACCCCTCGCTGAAGCCGCTGATGGACCTGTGGGACGGCGGACAGCTGGCCTGGATGGAAAATGTGGGCTACCCGGACCCCAACCGCAGCCACTTTGCCAGCATGGCGATCTGGCATACCGCCGACCCCACCCAGGCCAGCAGCGAGGGCTGGATCGGGCGCATCTCCGAGCAGATCGGCGATCCCTTCTGCGCGAGCAACGTCGGCAACGCCACGCCGCTGGCCCTGATCGCCCGCGACTACTCGCTGCCCAGCATCGACAGCGTGGACAATTTTCAGCTGAAGCTGCCTGCCGGAACCCAGGCGGCCTTCGACAGCATGCTCTCCGAGCGGCGGGGCGGCGAGGCGGCCTATCTGGAACAGGCCACCCGCGCCATGCTCCAGCACACTGCCACGGTGCAGGCCAACATCGGCAAGTACAAGGCAGGGGCGACCTATCCAGATTCCAAATTCGCCGTGCAGATGAAGGACATTGCCCGCCTGATCGCGTCGGGTACCGGACAGCGCGTGCTGTACACCAGTCTGGGCAGCTTCGATACCCACGCCGGTCAGCGGGCCGACCAGGACAGGCTGCTGGGCGAACTGGCCGCCGGACTGAAAGCCTTCTACGCCGATCTGCAGGCGCAGGGGCTGTCCGAAAAAGTCGTGGTCATGGGCTTTTCCGAGTTCGGGCGACGGGTGGCCGAGAATGCCAGCGCCGGGACCGATCACGGCGAGGGCAGCGTGATGTTCGCGCTGGGCCACGGCGTAAAGGGCGGCGTTCACGGTGACAGCCCCGATCTGGAGCGGCTGCACGAGGGCGACATCGTCTACAAGCAGGATTTCCGGGGTGTGTACGCCGAGGCGCTGTCGGGCTGGCTGAACCTGAACGCCCGCAACATCCTGGGCGGCGATTTCAAGGGGCCGGGATGGCTGGCGTCCTGA
- a CDS encoding RNA polymerase sigma factor, protein MNDLTDTQLILLAASQDAAFEVLLRRHAPRVHALASSVVGPGSADDVVQEVFLSVHKHLKTFRGDAQFSTWLHRVALNACYALLRKRQPEALDGVPEPVSTSSPVRDSENLQLRETLSWAMRQLPHDQREAVALRELSGLDYAAIAEIVGAEVGTVKSRIARGRAALRALLLTRGVEASA, encoded by the coding sequence ATGAATGACCTGACCGACACCCAACTGATCCTGCTGGCCGCCTCGCAGGACGCCGCCTTCGAGGTCCTGCTGCGGCGGCACGCCCCGCGTGTGCACGCGCTGGCGAGTTCGGTGGTCGGGCCAGGATCTGCCGACGACGTGGTACAGGAGGTGTTTTTGAGCGTCCACAAGCATCTGAAGACCTTCCGGGGCGACGCGCAGTTCTCGACCTGGCTGCACCGTGTGGCGCTGAACGCCTGTTACGCCCTGCTGAGAAAGCGGCAGCCGGAGGCGCTGGACGGAGTGCCCGAGCCGGTCAGCACGTCCAGTCCGGTGCGCGACAGCGAGAACCTTCAGCTGCGCGAAACCCTGAGCTGGGCCATGCGCCAGCTTCCCCACGATCAGCGCGAGGCGGTGGCGCTGCGCGAACTGTCGGGGCTGGACTACGCCGCCATTGCCGAGATCGTCGGGGCCGAGGTAGGCACCGTCAAATCGCGGATCGCACGCGGGCGGGCAGCGCTGCGGGCACTGCTGCTGACCCGGGGCGTAGAGGCCAGCGCATGA
- a CDS encoding S8 family serine peptidase gives MKIHSRRTATAALGLALTAGLFGPASAGRLDPAILDLAKKGSNAPIGVIVRFRLPDTAQGRVAFKTLRSQLQGAIAQLGPAAGFVNTALKQGGAELWLDQSVFLNLTPGQARLLATLPIVEEIFPNFKVKVPRAVALSAASAPAGTPWHLAKIGAPAAWAAGFRGQGVRIGHLDTGIDPNSPELAGKIAAFQEFDGEGNKVSSAPHDTEQHGTHTAGLLVGKTVGVAPDAKVLSALVLPNTEGTFAQVIAGMQWVLDPDNNADTNDGANVVSMSLGLPGTYQEFVNPVQNMLKAGVIPVFAIGNFGPAAGSTGSPGNIPEVIGVGAVDQSGNVASFSSRGPVAWTGAYTGTFVKPDVVAPGVDITSSYPGGGYGSRSGTSQAAPIAAGAVAVMLSAKPGSSLDAIKNALFSSASNASAKNNNSGYGLINLPGALSKLGANVSAPAPTPAPTPTPAPTPTPAPAPAPTPAATPTGPAGFTLCSPENSKCNFQGTKQVAFGTAGKYVYSNRTNGVDCTAGLLGDPAVGIAKACFIKDIAQPAPTPTPAPAPTPSNGQKPSILLIDDDGGQGTDVTANLRDAIKANAAPGKAFVIDRTRGAIPLSEFKPYDVVIWATGEQYENTLTTEDQSVLQQYLAGGGHLILTGQDVGYDIGNTSFYRDTLKTRFVADSSGNTKFVTSGPLGNVAYTLNAAGSAQNQFYPDVISNIGSSVVAATWGTAGATAGTITAQSIRVDPNTSRASQKTNDVRGLVDNIARNVIGSVLGSIFGQGQAQAQTQKAPAPRVKAQFAQEEAGAIVLNDGGKYRTATFGFGLEGLTPTSRTQLLKTTLDWLMK, from the coding sequence ATGAAGATCCATAGCAGAAGAACAGCGACAGCCGCGTTAGGGTTGGCGCTCACGGCGGGACTGTTCGGTCCCGCCAGCGCCGGAAGGCTGGATCCCGCAATCCTGGACCTCGCCAAGAAGGGCAGCAACGCACCTATCGGCGTCATCGTGCGTTTCCGGCTGCCCGATACCGCGCAGGGCCGCGTGGCGTTCAAGACGCTGCGGAGTCAGCTTCAGGGCGCGATTGCCCAGCTGGGTCCGGCGGCAGGCTTCGTCAATACGGCCCTCAAGCAGGGCGGCGCGGAACTGTGGCTCGACCAGTCGGTCTTCCTGAATCTCACGCCCGGTCAGGCGCGGCTGCTGGCGACGCTGCCGATCGTGGAAGAGATCTTCCCGAATTTCAAGGTCAAGGTGCCGCGTGCCGTGGCCCTCAGCGCCGCGAGCGCTCCGGCGGGAACGCCCTGGCATCTCGCCAAGATCGGTGCGCCCGCTGCCTGGGCCGCAGGCTTCCGTGGTCAGGGAGTCCGGATCGGGCACCTCGACACCGGCATCGACCCCAACAGCCCCGAACTGGCAGGCAAGATTGCCGCCTTCCAGGAGTTCGACGGTGAGGGCAACAAGGTTTCGAGCGCCCCGCACGACACCGAACAGCACGGAACACACACGGCGGGTCTGCTGGTCGGCAAGACGGTGGGTGTGGCTCCCGATGCCAAGGTGCTGAGCGCCCTGGTGCTGCCCAACACCGAAGGCACGTTCGCGCAGGTCATCGCGGGCATGCAGTGGGTCCTCGATCCCGACAACAACGCCGATACCAACGACGGGGCCAACGTCGTCAGCATGAGCCTGGGCCTGCCCGGTACCTACCAGGAATTCGTGAATCCGGTTCAGAACATGCTCAAGGCGGGCGTGATTCCGGTGTTCGCCATCGGTAACTTCGGCCCGGCGGCGGGCAGCACTGGCAGCCCCGGCAACATTCCCGAAGTGATCGGCGTGGGCGCGGTCGATCAGAGTGGAAATGTCGCTTCCTTCTCGTCGCGCGGTCCGGTGGCCTGGACGGGTGCCTACACGGGCACCTTCGTCAAACCAGACGTGGTGGCCCCCGGTGTCGATATCACCTCCAGCTACCCCGGCGGCGGATACGGTTCGCGCAGCGGCACCTCGCAGGCGGCTCCCATTGCAGCGGGTGCGGTGGCCGTCATGCTCAGCGCCAAGCCCGGCAGCAGCCTGGACGCCATCAAGAACGCGCTGTTCAGCAGTGCATCCAATGCGTCGGCCAAGAACAACAACTCTGGCTATGGCCTTATCAATCTGCCGGGTGCGCTGTCAAAACTGGGCGCGAACGTCTCGGCTCCGGCTCCCACACCCGCTCCAACACCTACGCCTGCCCCAACGCCGACTCCTGCGCCCGCGCCAGCACCTACTCCGGCCGCGACTCCCACCGGTCCTGCCGGCTTTACCCTCTGCTCTCCCGAGAATTCCAAGTGTAATTTCCAGGGCACGAAGCAGGTGGCTTTCGGTACGGCAGGTAAATATGTCTATTCCAACAGAACAAACGGTGTGGACTGCACAGCAGGTCTTCTCGGTGATCCTGCTGTGGGGATTGCAAAGGCCTGCTTCATCAAAGACATTGCTCAGCCGGCCCCCACTCCTACGCCTGCACCGGCACCCACGCCCAGTAACGGTCAGAAACCCAGCATTCTGCTGATCGACGACGACGGCGGCCAGGGAACCGATGTGACCGCCAACCTGCGCGACGCCATCAAAGCGAACGCCGCTCCTGGCAAGGCCTTTGTGATCGACCGGACCAGAGGTGCCATTCCGCTCTCGGAATTCAAGCCCTACGACGTGGTGATCTGGGCAACCGGTGAGCAGTACGAGAACACGCTCACTACCGAAGATCAGAGCGTCCTGCAGCAGTATCTGGCGGGTGGCGGTCACCTGATCCTGACCGGTCAGGATGTCGGTTACGACATCGGCAACACCAGTTTCTACCGTGACACTCTCAAGACCCGCTTCGTGGCCGATTCCAGCGGGAACACCAAGTTCGTGACCAGTGGTCCTCTCGGCAACGTGGCCTACACCCTGAATGCGGCAGGCAGTGCTCAGAACCAGTTCTACCCGGATGTCATCAGCAATATCGGCAGCAGCGTCGTGGCTGCGACCTGGGGCACTGCCGGGGCCACGGCGGGCACCATCACAGCACAGTCGATCCGCGTTGACCCCAACACCTCGCGGGCCAGCCAGAAGACCAACGATGTGCGCGGCCTCGTCGACAACATTGCTAGAAATGTCATTGGCAGTGTGCTGGGCAGCATCTTCGGTCAGGGCCAGGCACAGGCTCAGACGCAGAAGGCACCGGCTCCCCGCGTCAAGGCTCAGTTTGCCCAGGAAGAGGCCGGAGCGATCGTGCTCAACGACGGCGGCAAATACCGCACCGCGACCTTTGGCTTTGGACTGGAAGGCCTCACGCCCACCTCGCGTACCCAGCTTCTGAAGACCACGCTCGACTGGTTGATGAAGTAA
- a CDS encoding VanW family protein, which translates to MKRPALALFISAFLAVALAQQDLTTSPPALPVSDPAPGAPSDTPPTDSGLPELPPVMPPPNDTPPPPLVPMPAPALPTPSVSTPAQPVAAPTAPLPSATVPAVPKPLTLVLDVPLRGIQDGQPLVASTHLSFEIPAERAALLRTGGVITTSLEADLQALARKAASQPKDARFEELASGWALIERDGVSLDLTKSRAALLSALNTPDSTTVNLSYTLTQPKRTVEYFTSRGITDLLATGQTNYYGSSRARITNIHVGVSKFQDHLFEGKLFSFNKELGPIDTSTGFVPGLVIAGDRTATGVGGGICQVSTTVFRALYGAGLPIVERRNHSYQVHYYDPQGMDATIYQYSQDLKFTNDTGGALWFQISWDDAHAALEVNVFGKPRAETVQIGKPVTLSTTPSPANRLISDPTMRVGQRRQVDWAAPGAVIQVKRSFLKDGQVVRSDTLTSRYTPWPNIFMVGTKQ; encoded by the coding sequence ATGAAGCGTCCCGCGCTGGCCCTCTTTATCTCAGCTTTCCTGGCAGTGGCTCTGGCCCAGCAGGACCTGACGACCTCGCCGCCTGCCCTGCCCGTCAGCGATCCAGCGCCTGGAGCGCCGTCCGACACGCCCCCCACCGATTCCGGGCTGCCCGAGTTGCCCCCGGTCATGCCGCCCCCGAACGACACGCCACCGCCGCCACTGGTACCGATGCCTGCTCCGGCGCTGCCGACTCCTTCGGTCAGTACGCCAGCACAGCCGGTGGCGGCCCCCACTGCGCCCCTTCCCAGCGCCACGGTCCCAGCTGTTCCCAAGCCGCTGACCCTGGTGCTGGATGTGCCGCTCAGAGGCATTCAGGACGGACAACCCCTCGTCGCCAGCACCCACCTGAGCTTCGAGATTCCTGCCGAGCGGGCCGCCCTGCTGCGAACAGGCGGCGTCATCACCACCAGCCTGGAGGCCGACCTTCAGGCGCTGGCACGCAAGGCCGCCAGTCAGCCCAAAGATGCCCGTTTCGAGGAACTGGCGAGCGGCTGGGCACTCATCGAGCGCGACGGTGTCAGCCTCGACCTGACCAAATCGCGTGCGGCCCTGCTGAGCGCCCTGAACACGCCTGACAGCACCACCGTCAATCTGAGCTACACCCTGACCCAGCCCAAACGCACGGTCGAGTATTTCACCTCACGCGGCATCACCGACCTGCTGGCGACCGGACAGACCAACTACTATGGGTCCAGCCGCGCCCGCATCACCAATATTCACGTCGGGGTCAGCAAATTTCAGGATCACCTGTTCGAGGGCAAGCTGTTCTCGTTCAACAAGGAACTCGGGCCGATCGACACCAGCACCGGCTTCGTGCCGGGTCTGGTCATCGCCGGGGACCGCACCGCGACGGGGGTAGGCGGCGGCATCTGTCAGGTCAGCACCACCGTCTTCCGGGCGCTGTACGGCGCGGGCCTGCCCATCGTCGAGCGCCGCAACCACAGCTATCAGGTGCACTACTACGATCCTCAGGGCATGGACGCCACCATCTATCAGTACAGCCAGGATCTGAAATTTACCAACGACACCGGGGGGGCGCTGTGGTTCCAGATCAGCTGGGACGATGCCCACGCCGCACTGGAAGTCAACGTGTTCGGCAAGCCCCGCGCCGAGACGGTGCAGATCGGCAAGCCCGTCACACTCAGCACCACACCCAGCCCCGCCAACCGCCTGATTTCCGACCCGACCATGCGGGTGGGCCAGCGCCGTCAGGTGGACTGGGCCGCGCCAGGAGCGGTGATTCAGGTCAAACGCAGCTTCCTGAAGGATGGGCAGGTCGTGCGCTCGGATACCCTGACGAGCCGCTATACGCCCTGGCCGAACATCTTCATGGTGGGAACGAAGCAGTAA
- a CDS encoding ParB/RepB/Spo0J family partition protein, whose amino-acid sequence MSRNGLGRGLDALLSRPVTAAGRGAPQTLALNRIVQAGYQPRQSFEPEALAELAQSIRDKGILQPLLVRPRGEGFEIVAGERRWRAAGLAGLLEVPVIIRDLSDQEALEIAIVENLQREDLGPVEEARAFQALLDQGLNQEAVAQAVGKGRSTVANALRLLQLPVAALRALDAGDISAGHARAVLAQPEADRAWALDQIVGRKLSVREAEALRRTPAPDAPIKVNPARPWRHVELNLSRSVGTKVRIQGAEKGRLELHFASREELDRLVALLGAEQTE is encoded by the coding sequence GTGAGCCGCAATGGGCTGGGACGGGGCTTGGACGCGCTGCTGTCGCGTCCGGTGACGGCAGCGGGGCGAGGAGCGCCGCAGACGCTGGCCCTGAACCGCATCGTGCAGGCAGGCTACCAGCCGCGTCAGAGTTTTGAGCCGGAAGCGCTGGCTGAGCTGGCTCAGAGCATCCGTGACAAGGGCATCCTTCAGCCGCTGCTGGTGCGCCCACGCGGTGAGGGCTTCGAGATCGTGGCGGGTGAGCGGCGCTGGCGGGCGGCGGGTCTGGCGGGCCTGCTGGAAGTGCCGGTCATCATCCGGGACCTGTCTGACCAGGAAGCGCTGGAAATCGCCATCGTCGAGAATTTGCAGCGGGAAGACCTGGGGCCGGTGGAAGAAGCGCGGGCATTCCAGGCTCTGCTGGATCAGGGACTGAACCAGGAGGCGGTGGCGCAGGCGGTGGGCAAGGGCCGCAGCACCGTCGCCAATGCGCTGCGGCTGCTGCAACTGCCTGTCGCGGCGCTGCGGGCGCTGGATGCGGGTGACATCAGCGCCGGTCATGCGCGGGCAGTCCTGGCACAGCCGGAAGCCGACCGGGCCTGGGCGCTCGATCAGATCGTGGGACGCAAGCTGAGCGTGCGGGAAGCGGAAGCGCTGCGCCGCACGCCTGCCCCAGATGCCCCCATCAAGGTCAATCCGGCCCGTCCGTGGCGACATGTCGAACTGAATCTCAGCCGCAGCGTGGGCACCAAAGTCCGTATTCAGGGCGCAGAGAAAGGCCGCCTGGAGCTGCATTTCGCGTCACGCGAGGAACTGGACCGACTGGTCGCGCTGCTGGGAGCCGAGCAGACCGAGTAG
- a CDS encoding APH(3') family aminoglycoside O-phosphotransferase, with the protein MPSGASSSSPPPLPDSLRRVLPAARWEAITDGRSGAGVWRSSRFVLKTMTRTHLDRPLHAEALRLRWAAGRLPVPTVVAYDVDEEREYLAMTRISGIPLHHPDALLHPERVTDLLARALREVHAQPVRDCPFNASLNVRLREARERVAAGRIDESDFDGERSGWTAQQVWTELLRTRPGWEDLVLTHGDPCLPNLLLDGEYIGGFVDVGRLGIADRHADVALAHRSLTSNIGPDAADHFLDIYGRELVNPEKLTYYRLLDELF; encoded by the coding sequence ATGCCTTCTGGTGCGTCTTCATCCAGCCCGCCGCCACTTCCGGACAGCCTGCGCCGCGTCCTGCCCGCTGCCCGCTGGGAGGCAATCACCGATGGACGGTCGGGGGCGGGCGTGTGGCGCAGCAGCCGCTTCGTGCTGAAGACCATGACCCGCACGCACCTCGACAGGCCGCTGCATGCCGAGGCGCTGCGGCTGCGCTGGGCGGCGGGCCGACTTCCGGTGCCCACAGTGGTGGCCTACGATGTAGACGAGGAGCGCGAATACCTCGCCATGACGCGCATTTCCGGCATTCCGCTGCACCATCCCGACGCGCTGCTGCACCCGGAGCGCGTCACCGATCTGCTGGCCCGCGCCCTGCGGGAGGTGCACGCCCAGCCCGTGCGCGACTGTCCCTTCAACGCCTCGCTGAACGTGCGGCTGCGCGAGGCCCGCGAGCGCGTGGCGGCAGGCCGGATCGACGAATCGGATTTCGACGGCGAGCGCAGCGGCTGGACGGCCCAGCAGGTCTGGACAGAACTGCTGCGAACGCGTCCCGGTTGGGAAGACCTGGTCCTGACGCACGGCGACCCCTGCCTGCCGAATCTGCTGCTCGACGGCGAGTACATCGGGGGCTTCGTGGATGTGGGCCGCCTGGGCATCGCGGATCGCCACGCCGATGTGGCGCTGGCCCACCGCAGCCTGACGTCGAACATCGGCCCGGACGCGGCGGACCACTTTCTCGATATCTACGGACGCGAACTGGTGAATCCGGAGAAGCTGACGTATTACCGCCTGCTCGACGAGCTGTTCTGA